The Apium graveolens cultivar Ventura chromosome 11, ASM990537v1, whole genome shotgun sequence genome has a window encoding:
- the LOC141695621 gene encoding cytochrome P450 71D10-like — MSLKFGEVSAIVVSSPEVAQEVLKTHDIHLAQRPYFVTRGKLAYNFSDNAFSLYVQYWGTLRKICTMELFNVKSIQKFRVIRESVSYQLTTISQNVGKTTNVGKEFFTLTTGIVARAGSGKRVSKEIKGVSYVDQEDLVDVQNGGLLEFSFN, encoded by the coding sequence ATGTCCCTTAAGTTTGGTGAAGTTTCTGCCATAGTTGTTTCTTCACCTGAAGTTGCCCAAGAAGTATTAAAGACACATGATATCCATTTAGCTCAAAGACCCTATTTTGTCACCCGAGGGAAACTTGCGTATAATTTTTCAGACAATGCCTTTTCTCTATACGTTCAATACTGGGGAACACTCCGAAAAATTTGCACAATGGAGCTTTTTAATGTGAAGAGCATCCAGAAGTTTCGTGTTATTAGGGAAAGTGTCTCATATCAACTGACAACAATATCTCAGAATGTGGGAAAGACGACCAACGTTGGCAAGGAATTCTTCACGCTAACAACTGGAATTGTAGCCCGAGCTGGTTCTGGTAAGAGGGTTAGCAAGGAAATTAAAGGTGTTAGCTATGTTGATCAAGAGGATTTAGTAGATGTTCAGAATGGTGGACTACTTGAATTTTCTTTCAACTGA
- the LOC141698564 gene encoding ARS-binding protein 1-like: MDSHLKGVTKSTMTDEARKALCEYKRENSSCTQKDLQLWLENKFHLKVSQGTISNTLKRSADYLAANYLEKRKDIKRHKPSKYPDMEKVLYEWFLQYQDRVNMTGELILEKAKETMKILYPQQDQEHTFSQGWLEKFKLRHGIKSFRRFGESGSVDVQDMEKKLESIREKINQFPMKDVRWFDSQMQGRRILFVVDNCPAHPKNIEGLQNVELYFLPPNMTSKIQSCDAGIIRAFKMHYRRRFYRGLLEGYELGQSDPGKINVLDAINYAVATWTTNVKQESIARCFQHCKIRSIDEVSSNLNEHTTPEEYIHELEVMIKDLGYRNKMDVNNFLDYPGENESCSEVQSIEEIVNTILENSVEDDLEDDTTPLEPVTRKEALKASKMLNNFLMQHESTTPEFLDAIRKIRDELHVDLNYMKKQTTIESYFTKM; the protein is encoded by the exons ATGGATTCTCATCTAAAAGGTGTCACAAAATCAACAATGACGGATGAAGCAAGAAAAGCATTATGTGAATATAAAAGAGAAAATTCATCATGCACTCAAAAAGATCTCCAGTTGTGGCTCGAGAATAAGTTTCATCTAAAAGTTAGTCAAGGTACAATATCAAATACACTGAAAAGGTCAGCAGACTATCTTGCAGCTAATTACTTGGAGAAAAGAAAAGATATTAAGCGACATAAACCATCAAAATATCCAGATATGGAGAAGGTTCTCTATGAATGGTTTCTCCAGTACCAAGATCGTGTTAATATGACAGGAGAGCTAATTTTAGAGAAGGCAAAAGAGACCATGAAAATTTTATACCCTCAACAAGATCAGGAGCACACTTTTTCTCAAGGTTGGCTTGAGAAATTCAAGTTAAGACATGGTATTAAGTCATTTCGTCGCTTTGGAGAAAGTGGTTCTGTTGATGTACAGGACATGGAGAAGAAACTGGAGTCCATAAGGGAAAAAATAAACCAGTTTCCTATGAAAGATG TTCGTTGGTTTGATAGCCAAATGCAAGGCAGAAGAATTTTGTTTGTGGTAGATAACTGTCCAGCACATCcaaaaaatattgaaggactacaaAATGTTGAGTTGTACTTCTTGCCACCTAACATGACATCAAAAATCCAATCTTGTGATGCAGGAATTATAAGAGCTTTCAAGATGCACTATCGCAGGAGATTTTATCGTGGGTTATTAGAAGGTTATGAGTTGGGACAATCTGATCCAGGAAAGATTAATGTTTTGGATGCTATCAATTATGCAGTCGCGACGTGGACGACAAATGTAAAACAAGAGTCAATAGCAAGGTGCTTTCAACATTGCAAAATTCGTTCCATAGATGAAGTTTCGAGCAATTTAAATGAACATACAACTCCGGAAGAATACATTCATGAACTTGAGGTGATGATTAAAGATCTAGGTTATCGTAATAAAATGGATGTTAATAACTTCTTAGATTATCCGGGAGAAAATGAATCATGTTCCGAGGTCCAGAGTATAGAAGAGATTGTAAACACCATCCTTGAAAATAGTGTTGAAGATGATCTTGAAGACGATACAACACCGTTGGAGCCGGTTACACGTAAAGAAGCACTCAAGGCATCAAAAATGCTTAATAACTTTTTGATGCAACATGAAAGCACCACACCTGAGTTTTTGGATGCAATAAGGAAGATTAGGGATGAGCTtcatgttgatttaaattatatgaaaaagcaaactacaattgaatcatattttacaaagatgtaa
- the LOC141695619 gene encoding desmethyl-deoxy-podophyllotoxin synthase-like, translating to MAQMLHHFDCKLPDGLKNEELDIVQAGFGHRVGEENVFAQLSREIGDLTSGFCVADMYPSLKFLHLISRVRPRMEKAFKEFDKVFGDISEHRKRKVAPDEEDLADVLLRVQRDGFLEYPLTDDNIKAVILCIAFSSVQRVETGDLNWERVALDIITGGSETSTATLTWAMSELIKSPKVMEKAQAEVREVFRGRKDVNEIGLDELNYLKMVIKETLRDQCQINDFDIPVKTKVIINAWAIGRDPRFWSDSKIFKPERFQDSPVDFKGADFHYIPFGAGRRICPGISFAHPNIMLGLAQVLYHFDWILPGGLKNEELDMTEKFSNTLCRKQDLNVIPIARDTSPVELYLQN from the exons ATGGCGCAAATGCTGCACCATTTTGATTGCAAACTCCCTGATGGACTAAAGAATGAAGAGCTCGACATTG TCCAAGCTGGTTTTGGTCACAGGGTTGGCGAGGAAAATGTATTCGCCCAGTTGAGTCGGGAAATAGGAGATTTGACATCTGGCTTCTGTGTAGCTGATATGTATCCTTCACTCAAATTTCTTCACCTAATTAGTAGAGTTCGACCTAGAATGGAGAAGGCGTTCAAGGAATTCGACAAGGTATTTGGAGACATCAGTGAGCACAGAAAGAGGAAGGTCGCACCAGACGAAGAGGACTTAGCAGATGTTCTTTTAAGAGTTCAGAGGGATGGATTCCTTGAATATCCACTAACCGATGACAACATCAAAGCAGTCATCTTG TGCATTGCATTTTCAAGTGTACAGCGAGTAGAGACTGGGGATCTGAACTGGGAAAGAGTAGCACTT GACATCATCACCGGGGGAAGTGAAACATCAACAGCAACTCTGACTTGGGCAATGTCTGAGCTAATAAAGAGCCCTAAAGTAATGGAAAAAGCACAGGCGGAAGTAAGGGAAGTGTTTCGGGGGAGAAAAGATGTTAATGAAATAGGGCTTGACGAATTAAACTACCTTAAGATGGTGATCAAAGAAACATTAAG GGATCAATGTCAAATCAATGATTTTGACATTCCTGTGAAAACCAAAGTTATCATCAATGCGTGGGCAATTGGAAGGGATCCAAGGTTTTGGTCTGATAGCAAGATCTTTAAACCAGAAAGATTCCAAGATAGTCCAGTTGATTTCAAAGGGGCGGATTTTCACTACATACCATTTGGAGCTGGTAGAAGGATTTGTCCAGGTATCTCATTTGCACACCCTAATATTATGCTTGGACTTGCACAAGTGTTGTACCATTTTGACTGGATACTCCCTGGTGGACTGAAGAATGAGGAGTTGGACATGACTGAGAAATTTAGCAACACGCTATGCAGAAAGCAAGATCTGAATGTTATTCCTATTGCTCGTGATACTTCTCCAGTGGAGTTATATCTCCAGAATTGA
- the LOC141696661 gene encoding premnaspirodiene oxygenase-like, with translation MEILNSQSFPLAFALFLFIFMLMKIVKGTRNSEKLRLPPGPWKLPFIGNIHQLVGAQTHHILRDLAHKYGPIMSLQFGEVSAIVVSSPEVAQEILKTHDLHFAQRPFFLSGEIIAYNFSDIVFSPYGEYWRTLRKICTMELFSVKSVQKFRPIRESEVSNLIKMISENLGRTINLGKEFFTLTIGITARAGFGNRVGEERVFSVLIQELVDLSSGFSVADMYPSLKFLHLISRVRPRLEKVYKGMDKVFGDIISEHRKRKVPADQEDLADVLLRVQQDGTLECQITDDNIKAVILDIITAGSETSTATMTWAMSELIKNPKVMERAQEEVREVFRGRETVDETGLDELNYLKLVIKETLRLHPPAPMLIPRECREQCQINGFDIPVKSKVMFNAWAIGRDPRFWDDSESFKPERFQDSPVDFKGADFQFIPFGAGRRICPGISFAHPNIMLGLAQVLYHFDWKLPGGLKNEELDMTEEFGITLRRKQDLNVIPIARKTSPME, from the exons ATGGAGATCCTAAATTCACAATCTTTTCCCCTGGCTTTTGCCCTGTTCCTCTTCATATTCATGCTAATGAAAATTGTGAAAGGTACCCGAAATTCGGAGAAACTAAGGCTTCCTCCGGGGCCGTGGAAACTGCCTTTCATTGGAAACATACACCAGCTTGTTGGTGCACAAACACATCACATCCTTAGAGATTTGGCACACAAGTATGGTCCTATTATGTCCCTCCAGTTTGGTGAAGTTTCTGCCATTGTTGTTTCTTCACCTGAAGTTGCCCAAGAAATATTGAAGACACATGATCTTCATTTTGCTCAAAGGCCCTTTTTTCTCTCTGGAGAGATAATTGCTTATAATTTTTCAGACATCGTCTTTTCTCCGTATGGTGAATACTGGAGGACACTCCGAAAGATTTGCACAATGGAGCTTTTTAGTGTGAAGAGTGTCCAGAAGTTCCGGCCTATTAGGGAAAGCGAGGTCTCAAATCTTATAAAGATGATATCTGAAAATTTGGGGAGGACAATCAATCTTGGAAAAGAGTTTTTTACGTTAACAATTGGGATTACAGCCAGAGCTGGTTTTGGTAATAGGGTTGGCGAGGAAAGGGTATTCTCTGTGTTAATTCAGGAATTGGTGGATTTGTCATCAGGGTTCAGTGTTGCTGATATGTATCCTTCACTGAAATTCCTTCACTTAATTAGTAGAGTTCGGCCTAGACTTGAGAAGGTGTACAAGGGAATGGACAAGGTATTTGGAGATATTATCAGTGAGCACAGAAAGAGGAAGGTGCCCGCGGATCAAGAGGATTTGGCAGATGTTCTTTTAAGAGTTCAACAGGATGGAACCCTTGAATGTCAGATAACTGATGACAACATCAAAGCAGTCATCTTG GATATAATCACTGCTGGAAGTGAAACATCAACAGCTACTATGACTTGGGCAATGTCAGAGCTGATAAAGAATCCGAAAGTGATGGAAAGAGCACAGGAGGAAGTTAGAGAAGTGTTTCGGGGCAGAGAAACTGTTGATGAGACAGGGCTTGATGAATTAAACTACCTTAAGCTGGTGATTAAAGAAACATTAAGGCTGCACCCTCCTGCACCCATGTTAATTCCGAGGGAATGCAGAGAGCAATGTCAGATCAATGGTTTTGACATTCCTGTAAAATCCAAAGTCATGTTCAATGCATGGGCAATTGGAAGGGATCCGAGGTTTTGGGATGATAGCGAGAGCTTTAAACCAGAAAGATTCCAAGATAGTCCAGTTGATTTCAAGGGGGCAGATTTTCAATTTATACCATTCGGTGCTGGTAGAAGGATTTGTCCGGGGATCTCATTTGCACACCCAAATATTATGCTGGGACTTGCACAAGTGTTGTACCATTTTGATTGGAAACTCCCTGGTGGACTGAAGAATGAGGAGTTGGACATGACTGAGGAATTTGGCATTACGCTGAGGAGAAAGCAAGATCTGAATGTTATTCCTATTGCTCGTAAAACTTCTCCAATGGAGTAA
- the LOC141695618 gene encoding uncharacterized protein LOC141695618, which produces MECPNGTRNPEMNCFKYGKVGHMARNCKEPVQKANVLKIAGPPPLSAPTAQPRARTFNMTMKDVVQNANVVAGMLVINSVEVKMLMDSGATRYLIAESVIDRLKCDAYPHEPNLIIEVANQERVTANRICPNCDMIIQGRHISADLLPFKLRKFDVILGMDWLSNHDAQIEFSKVPYRMALVEMKELVTQLHELLDEGVIRPSVSPLGAPVLFVKKKD; this is translated from the exons ATGGAGTGCCCAAATGGAACAAGGAATCCAGAAATGAATTGTTTCAAGTATGGAAAAGtaggccatatggccaggaactGCAAAGAGCCTGTTCAAAAGGCGAATGTGCTTAAAATTGCTGGACCACCACCTCTATCAGCACCAACAGCCCAACCAAGGGCTAGAAccttcaacatgacaatgaaagatgtcGTGCAGAACGCGaatgtggtggcaggtatgcttgttataaactcagtagaagtcAAAATGTTAATGGATTCCGGAGCAACTAGATATCTTATTGCTGAAAGTGTTATTGATAGATTAAAGTGTGATGCGTACCCTCatgaacctaatttgattatagaagtagcGAATCAAGAAAGAGTTACTGCCAATAGGATTTGTCCCAATTGCGATATGATTATACAAGGTCGGCACATTTCTGCTGACTTACTCCCTTTTAAGCTAAGaaaatttgatgttatattaggaatggattggttgtcaaaccatgatgCGCAAATCGAAT tttcgaaagttCCCTATCGAATGGCGCttgtcgagatgaaggaattagtgACGCAATTACATGAATTGTTGGACGAAGGAGTTATTcgcccgagtgtatccccgtTGGGTGCACCCgtgctatttgtgaagaagaaagattgA